One Numenius arquata chromosome 10, bNumArq3.hap1.1, whole genome shotgun sequence DNA segment encodes these proteins:
- the CRACD gene encoding capping protein-inhibiting regulator of actin dynamics isoform X2 produces MGSRAFSHDSIFIPDGRTESEQAVQAMSQENVLGKVKTLQQQLAKNIKFGQPPQMTVSVRTMGEANASIEEDVLLSSPMEIETQQDTVISDSSNKSTDTPNLLRAMNLPGTGHDVEEKVTPVKSSRPKRQFSCSGTIETINLDAVPQAVARLDNSAAKHKLSVKPKKQRMSRKHKRLTKGSQSLTITEFEPEDLEPQLFGDRYPGYNGHIIAEKLIQNRDEQKQLQLVEEKRIEDHWGIFEAERIRQIVEMEEQREMEEQRCQELEQMQKEQERRRCEEERRQYLLEGETTLETEEQTSHKEGRRLQRQKELEEQQELEVEEQKHQEQEEQQRRALAEQEHREQEEQRRRELEEQKRQELEEQKHREQEEQKRQELEEQKRREQEEQKRQELEEQKRQELEEQKRQELEEQKRQELEVQKRQELEEQKRQELEEQKRREQEEQRHQELEEQKKQELEEQKHQEWEEQRRKELEEKQRRELEEQKKLELEELRQHEIKKQHQEEEERNWLEEQKELTEKNKEEKQRQELEEKELQEAEIKLKQEKEAESLKLQKKQEEQRQHLKEKGEMTEKEQPQQVMDKKKKREEQRKHKLTKQMHMESADAMQQDELKPQREQNEQEWNKLKEQEVGTGQNLQQNQQEKSLKQQQDKDQLCSGGTDRHPVEEKLQEGSRSQKLKQPEKANKTAEEVLAQKLKREVEAQEQKRIGEELRWQEVDERQTASRPFTFQVSSGDKQIIFQKVNLSPVMPAKGASSPSIKDHRTHASSKGSHTLPSSVCVPHTAILVTGAQLCGTAVNLNQIKDTACKSLLGLTEERKNVDIPSPEKAQKKTQDPKPSSSKMKYAQEALNNQAVLAEWASIRSRILKNAENSKYNERDRVSACRHSDDWTPRGRGAPHGNLRKTLSANAKFSITPAWQKFSEASKNSLDVENVSAAKGNETVAVGRITGPSADSKEDVASAFKDNLAEKAKEKMENHREMTDNTEGCKFAKDLPSFLVPSFPHSPGKELPQAELPGAPENQQNNSTKKADKPTPNGEENVSPFGIKLRRTNYSLRFHYDQQAEQRKKKRYSAGDSFEGMPDPLVTTDGEKESAVFAPQESTSPRMGRANVPGILKDSKDSSVTVVEISQPAGPPVVLPATGQGVLHPHEKPACKSLVPQKPALAPKPASQTPPSSPLSKMNRSNLVDTLGQRLVKAESDVGWRRDDRANAAHPAPSHEYKNEEEEIREKKSFFPSISIPWREKNDKKPEPLKKEKPILQSRHSLDGSKLMEKVETSQPLWITLALQKQKGFREQQATREERRQAREAKQAEKLARENAALSNQSENKSSSSSSKTSTLQKSTTQEGEKKIETAVSRLERREQLKKSNTLPTSVTVEISDSVPSTPLAKEVAKRFSTPDANPVSTEPAWLALAKRKAKAWSDCPQIIK; encoded by the exons caaCAGTTGGCCAAGAATATAAAATTTGGGCAGCCTCCACAAATGACAGTTTCTGTGAGGACAATGGGGGAGGCAAACGCTAGTATAGAAGAGGATGTGCTGCTCAGCAGCCCCATGGAGATCGAGACTCAGCAGGACACGGTGATCTCAGACAGCAGTAATAAA TCCACTGACACTCCAAATTTGTTGAGAGCAATGAATTTGCCTGGAACAGGACATGATGTGGAAGAAAAG GTCACTCCAGTCAAATCATCTCGGCCAAAAAGACAATTTTCCTGTTCTGGCACAATTGAAACAATCAATTTGGATGCAGTTCCCCAGGCTGTTGCTCGTCTAGACAACAGTGCAGCTAAACACAAGCTGTCCGTGAAGCCAAAAAAGCAGAGGATGTCAAGAAAGCACAAGAGATTAACAAAG GGATCACAAAGTCTAACAATAACAGAATTTGAGCCAGAGGACCTAGAACCTCAGCTGTTTGGAGACAGATACCCAGGTTATAATGGACACATCATAGCAGAGAAGCTAATCCAGAACAGAGATGAGCAGAAGCAGcttcagctggtggaggagaaaAGAATTGAAGATCACTGGGGGATCTTTGAGGCTGAAAGGATAAGGCAGATTGTAGAAatggaagaacaaagagaaatggaagaacaAAGGTGCCAAGAACTTGAGCAgatgcagaaagagcaggagagaaggCGTTGTGAAGAAGAAAGGAGGCAGTATCTCCTTGAAGGAGAGACAACTTTGGAAACAGAAGAGCAGACATCCCATAAAGAGGGGAGAAGactgcagaggcagaaggagTTGGAGGAGCAACAGGAACTAGAGGTGGAGGAGCAGAAGCACCAGGAACAAGAGGAGCAACAGAGACGAGCGCTTGCAGAGCAGGAGCACCGGGAACAAGAGGAGCAACGGAGACgagagctggaggagcagaagaggcaagagctggaggagcagaagcaCCGGGAACAGGAGGAGCAGAAGAGAcaagagctggaggagcagaagcGCCGGGAacaggaggagcagaagaggcaagagctggaggagcagaagaggcaagagctggaggagcagaagaggcaagagctggaggagcagaagaggcaagAGCTGGAGGTGCAGAAAAGGcaagagctggaggagcagaagaggcaagagctggaggagcagaagcGCCGGgaacaggaggagcagagacatcAGGAGTTGGAGGAGCAGaagaagcaggagctggaggagcagaaacATCAGGAATGGGAAGAGCAGAGGcgcaaggagctggaggagaaacaGAGACgagagctggaggagcagaagaagCTAGAGCTGGAAGAATTAAGGCAACACGAGATTAAAAAACAGcatcaagaagaagaagaaagaaattggcTGGAGGAACAAAAAgaactcacagaaaaaaataaggaagaaaaacagaggcaAGAGCTAGAAGAGAAAGAACTtcaagaagctgaaataaaactgaagcaggagaaagaagctgAGAGCCTCAAGCTACAGAAGAAACAGGAGGAACAAAGGCAGCatttgaaggagaaaggagaaatgacagagaaggaaCAACCCCAGCAAGTAATGGATAAGAAAAAGAAACGAGAGGAGCAGAGAAAACACAAGCTCACAAAACAAATGCACATGGAAAGTGCAGATGCTATGCAACAAGATGAACTGAAGCCGCAAAGGGAACAAAATGAACAAGAATGGAACAAGCTGAAAGAGCAGGAGGTAGGCACAGGACAAAATCTTCagcaaaaccaacaagaaaaatccttgaaacagcaacaggacaaggatCAGTTGTGTTCTGGAGGGACCGATAGGCATCCAGTAGAGGAGAAGCTCCAAGAAGGATCAAGATCCCAAAAACTCAAACAGCCAGAAAAAGCCaataaaacagcagaagaagTCCTAGCCCAGAAACTGAAGAGAGAGGTTGAAGCTCAGGAGCAAAAGCGAATAGGGGAAGAACTTAGGTGGCAAGAGGTAGATGAAAGGCAGACTGCATCCAGACCCTTCACGTTTCAAGTGTCTTCTGGAGATAAACAGATCATATTTCAGAAAGTAAATCTGAGTCCAGTCATGCCTGCCAAAGGAGCATCTTCTCCATCCATCAAAGACCACAGGACGCATGCCTCCAGCAAGGGCTCCCATACGCTCCCGTCATCTGTGTGTGTGCCCCACACGGCTATTTTGGTTACCGGAGCACAGCTGTGTGGCACCGCAGTCAACTTGAACCAGATAAAGGACACGGCTTGTAAATCTTTACTTGGCTTAacggaagagagaaaaaatgtggATATTCCTTCACCAGAGAAggcccagaaaaaaacccaggaccCCAAGCCCAGCAGCAGTAAAATGAAATATGCACAAGAGGCGTTGAACAACCAGGCTGTACTTGCTGAGTGGGCTTCCATCCGCTCCAGGATCCTAAAGAACGCAGAAAACAGCAAATACAACGAGAGAGACCGGGTAAGCGCCTGCAGACACAGTGATGACTGGACACCCCGAGGGCGGGGTGCCCCCCACGGCAACTTGAGGAAAACCCTCTCTGCAAACGCAAAGTTCTCCATAACACCAGCATGGCAGAAATTTTCAGAAGCTTCAAAAAACAGTTTGGACGTGGAGAACGTAAGTGCGGCAAAAGGCAATGAAACAGTAGCTGTGGGAAGAATCACTGGCCCGTCCGCTGATTCAAAGGAGGATGTGGCTTCCGCTTTTAAGGATAACTTAGCTGAAAAGGctaaggagaaaatggaaaaccaCCGCGAAATGACAGACAACACAGAGGGCTGTAAATTTGCAAAAGATCTTCCATCTTTCCTTGTTCCAAGTTTTCCTCATTCTCCAGGTAAAGAATTACCCCAGGCAGAACTTCCTGGTGCTCCGGAAAACCAGCAGAAtaacagcacaaaaaaagcagataaacCAACACCAAACggagaagaaaatgtttctcctTTTGGGATAAAGTTGCGAAGGACAAACTACTCTTTACGTTTCCATTATGATCAACAggcagagcaaaggaaaaagaaaagatacagtGCAGGAGACAGTTTTGAGGGTATGCCGGACCCACTAGTTACGACAGACGGTGAGAAAGAATCCGCAGTTTTTGCTCCACAAGAGAgtacatctccaaggatggggagAGCGAACGTCCCCGGTATTTTAAAAGACTCCAAAGACTCTTCAGTTACTGTGGTGGAGATTTCACAACCGGCGGGCCCGCCAGTGGTCCTTCCTGCCACCGGCCAGGGTGTTTTACACCCTCACGAGAAACCAGCGTGCAAGTCGTTGGTGCCACAGAAACCTGCTCTGGCTCCAAAGCCCGCCAGCCAGACCCCGCCGTCCTCTCCTCTCTCTAAAATGAACCGATCCAACCTGGTGGATACGCTGGGGCAGAGGCTGGTGAAAGCTGAATCGGACGTTGGCTGGAGAAGAGACGACCGAGCAAATGCGGCTCACCCCGCACCATCCCATGAGTACAAAAACGAAGAGgaagaaatcagagaaaagaaGTCGTTTTTCCCGTCTATAAGTATtccatggagagaaaaaaatgacaaaaagccTGAGCCACTGAAGAAAg aaaagccCATCCTCCAGAGCAGGCACTCTTTAGATGGCTCTAAATTGATGGAAAAAGTTGAAACTTCACAACCCCTTTGGATTACGTTAGCGCTGCAAAAGCAGAAGGGCTTCCGCGAGCAGCAAGCTACGAGGGAAGAGAGGAGACAAGCCAGAGAGGCCAAGCAAGCAGAGAAGCTGGCTAGAGAAAAT GCTGCTCTAAGTAATcagtcagaaaacaaaagcagcagcagcagcagcaagacaaGCACACTGCAGAAATCTACGACgcaagaaggggagaagaaaattgAGACTGCTGTGTCACGACTAGAAAGGAGGGAGCAGCTAAAGAAGTCGAACACCCTTCCAACTTCTGTGACAG